Proteins encoded together in one Dehalococcoidales bacterium window:
- a CDS encoding ABC transporter permease, with the protein METARLLKRRPWGIAGAVLLLAVIAIAALSPVITPYQYNRIDIRSRLEPPGAGHILGTDDLGRDVFSRLLYGTRPYVQGGLVATGMATVLGLLLGFLSAGFGGRTDSILRRAVLVPALLAGVAILVTLVEWAIPSSFVSFFGFLMTSASVVGPPVSVTVVVPALLSLILLPSVYDLARNAYLSAGIVRRLPDVQPVRQDPTFSLRALGHSLRPLAPLTVVNLGVAVGMAVLVVAPLSYYGLGVPPPFPCWGNMLSSTGLRELDAAPWILVSPGIAIGLTTLGAIVFGLALREVWFPRFSRLFRSPKVSHIPPIERHCS; encoded by the coding sequence GTGGAAACAGCGCGCTTGTTGAAAAGAAGGCCCTGGGGAATAGCAGGCGCAGTGCTGCTGCTTGCGGTGATAGCGATTGCTGCTCTGTCTCCCGTCATAACACCCTACCAGTACAACCGGATCGACATAAGAAGCAGACTGGAACCGCCCGGCGCTGGCCATATCCTGGGCACCGACGACCTCGGCCGTGATGTGTTCAGCCGGTTACTGTACGGCACCCGCCCCTATGTGCAGGGCGGCCTGGTGGCAACCGGGATGGCCACGGTCCTCGGGCTCCTTCTCGGATTCCTCTCCGCCGGCTTTGGAGGAAGGACCGACTCCATTCTCCGGAGAGCAGTGCTTGTCCCGGCGCTTCTGGCAGGAGTGGCAATCCTGGTGACCCTCGTGGAGTGGGCAATTCCATCCAGCTTCGTCTCGTTTTTTGGCTTCCTGATGACTTCTGCTTCCGTGGTGGGCCCACCCGTGTCCGTTACGGTGGTCGTCCCGGCACTGCTGTCCCTTATCCTCCTGCCGTCGGTCTACGACCTGGCCCGTAATGCTTACCTGTCGGCAGGAATTGTTCGGCGCTTGCCGGATGTGCAACCTGTCCGGCAGGACCCCACCTTCAGTCTTCGAGCGCTCGGGCACAGCCTAAGACCCCTTGCGCCTTTGACAGTCGTGAATCTGGGTGTGGCAGTGGGAATGGCTGTACTGGTTGTCGCTCCTTTGAGCTATTACGGGCTCGGTGTTCCCCCGCCATTCCCGTGCTGGGGTAACATGCTGAGCAGCACCGGACTTCGTGAATTGGACGCGGCTCCATGGATTCTGGTATCCCCCGGCATCGCCATCGGGCTGACAACACTGGGTGCTATCGTGTTCGGGCTGGCACTCCGCGAGGTCTGGTTTCCGCGCTTCTCCCGGCTTTTCCGGTCACCGAAGGTGAGCCACATACCCCCAATAGAGAGGCACTGCTCATGA
- a CDS encoding 4Fe-4S dicluster domain-containing protein, translating into MSGRYGLVIDLERCIGCHTCTMACKLENGIEQGSWIKVITVGGDGMDTAGGRYPNLSMYYQPTPCMHCAEPPCIDACPLGAIYRRDDGIVLVDRDRCDGCQLCLSACPYEVLHFDAETNLVSKCTLCSHRIDQGLEPFCVLCCETEAMYFGDLADPESEVSKLVATGNTCVLLPDAGTGPAVYYCPPMEPRGLP; encoded by the coding sequence GTGTCCGGGAGATATGGTCTGGTAATTGACCTGGAGCGCTGCATCGGGTGCCATACATGCACGATGGCCTGTAAGCTGGAGAATGGCATCGAGCAGGGTTCCTGGATAAAAGTCATCACCGTTGGTGGCGACGGCATGGATACCGCTGGTGGTCGGTATCCCAATCTCAGCATGTACTACCAGCCTACGCCCTGCATGCATTGCGCCGAGCCGCCCTGCATCGATGCCTGTCCACTCGGTGCGATATACCGGCGCGATGATGGTATTGTCCTGGTGGACAGGGACAGGTGTGATGGTTGCCAGCTCTGCCTCTCAGCCTGCCCCTATGAGGTGCTGCACTTCGACGCTGAAACGAACCTGGTGAGCAAGTGCACACTGTGTTCCCATCGCATAGACCAGGGACTGGAACCGTTCTGTGTGCTCTGCTGTGAGACTGAAGCGATGTACTTCGGTGACCTGGCGGATCCGGAGAGCGAGGTATCAAAGCTGGTGGCCACCGGGAATACCTGCGTGCTGCTGCCCGATGCCGGTACCGGCCCGGCGGTGTACTACTGCCCGCCGATGGAACCCCGCGGGCTGCCGTAG